The following DNA comes from Triticum aestivum cultivar Chinese Spring chromosome 3D, IWGSC CS RefSeq v2.1, whole genome shotgun sequence.
taaaaagacttatatttctttacggagggagtacttgggaTAATGTTTTGGAGTACATATATTTGTTATGGAGCAACTCTTGCCAAACATTAAGTTAAGCAGCTTATATACTACAATACGAAGAACAGGGGAATAGGTGAAGAGAAGAGTAGAAAAGGAAATTAGCTCACCTGCAATGTGGTTATTATGTGATGGCAGGTAGTGCATGTGCGCAGACAGATCTTAGCCCCAGCGCAGGTTGATTCCCTCTTATTTTGTTTCTTACCTCAGCTGCTTCAGAGCACCTTGCAGTAGTTTTTTAGGATTAATAACAGCGCATGCACACGGATGTTCCTTATTCCTTTCAGCATGTGGGGCACCATCAGGTGTCAGCCATTGGCCCCTCTCTGTACCTATGCCGGTATGCCCTCTTCCACGAGTCTATGTAAAACGGAAGTTAATCAATACCGCTCGATCTTAAATAACCGGATGGTAATTTACACTCTAATTGCCAGTGATTCCCCATCATTATCATTATCCCCAATCACTAGCTGATATCATATCCTCAGTCACTGGCTCGTATGGCAGCCGAACACTGAAAGCTCGAGCACCTCCATGACTGATTGCTGAGGTTTTGTCCACAGCAATTGTTGACATGCACCACAGTATCAGTCAGTCCCATGCCTGTTTCTTTCAGCTAAACTCAACCTTTGTTTCTTCTTCGTGTGCGTTGGAGATTTCACGAGACCGACACACGGAGGGAGAATCCAAGCGTGTAGCTAAGCCTCGCAGTCGCAGCCATCCACGAGATGAGAGGAAGCGGGATTAGGGACGAGAGAAAAACTACTAGCAGCTAGTAGAAATAAGGGACAGTTTGGCTCTTCTGGTCCTCATGTGCATCATCCCCTCCCCTCCACCCCGGAACAAAACCCCTCGCCTCGCGGCCACGATCACATGCCGTTGCCGCTCGCCAGTTTGTGTTTGCCTTAATTGGCCccggcccctccctccctccccccgccTCCATACCTCACTACTGCTCACTGCCAGTATATCCAGGGGGAGCGTTAATGGCTAGGTAGCGCGCCATTCCCCAAGCCAGCCACACATGCACACTGCGCCGGGCATTCACTCCCCTGCCCACTGCCCCCTCCCTGCTCACGCACGCATTCAGCACTGTGCAGCTGCTGCTCTCCCCTACCCCTGCCCTGCTGCATCTGCAACAGCTAGTGGCTGACTCTGGGGAGGATCGATGGTGTGGAAGAGCTGGGGACGGAGGCTGCTGCTGAGCGCGGTGGTGCTCCTTTGCTCGGGCGCGGCAGGCGCTGCTGCTGCCGGCGACGTCTCCCTCAGCCTGACGACCGCCCCGCCGCGCATCTCGACGTCGGCGTCGGCGGTGTTCGCCTTCCGAGCCGTGCAGAGCAGCGGCTGGACCTGCGGGGACTGCGCCATCACCTGCAAGGTAAGAGCCTCCGTCTTTCGAATTTCGAACGCATTCCATTTTTCAAATGTTCGTGCTCATTTAGTCAGGTTCAATTAGAGGAATCCAAGTATACATCCTAGCTTCCGGACAATTGTAGTTTACAGTTAGTAGTACTACAGTAGTTAAGAACAAAGACATGAAGCTGGCCTTGAATTAAACTGTATGAGATGAATGATTCTACAGCGCAATTCATTACTACCGGTGCAGTAATTCTCACCGGTCAAATATAATTTAAAATCCGGGCGTGTCTGGCATTAGGGTGTCTTTTCGAATTTTGCTGCCACCTGAAACACACTTATTTATACGTAAGAAGTATTGGTATCagcaagaaaaaaagaaaaaaaacattgtAGATTCCACATGTCTGCACAATAGTATAATTGAGCAAACAGTAGGTCGAACCTGAATACGTACTTCGGAACAGTTATATGAGGATTGTTTGCACTGCACGCAGTTGGACGGTGAACGAAGATCGGACTGCGGGGGCAACGGAAATGGGACGGAGGTGGTAACCTTTGCCGGACTCAAGGACGGCAACCACACATTCGCAGCGTGCGCGACCCCGAGATCAGGATCAGGAAGCAGCGCCGGCCCGACCTGCGCCACCTACGCCTGGGATGTTGGTTAAGTAACGCATCCAGCAACTAAACCCGACCTCAACCTAGCTGCCAAATCGATCTCCACTGACTGTGTATGCAATGTGCGCATGCAGACACCGTTCCtccgacggcgacggtggcggtggAGTCGGCGTTCACGGCCGCGCCCAACGTCTCGGTGCTCGTCTCCCTCAGCGAGCCgtgcccgggcggcggcggcttcacgTGCAACGCCACCTACTGCGACGTACGTATGTGACAGACAATTGGCCTGGTATGGTTCCACTCTCAGGGAATCTCTATGCGTCTGGTCTCATCGAACGAATGTGCACTGCGACTGCAGCTCATCGTGTACGGGCCCGGCCGCGTGGAGCCGTCCACCCTGGAGGCCGTCGTGCCCGGCCTGCGGTACTCCGTCGCCGTGTCGCCGTCGCCGGACGTGGACTACGGGCGCATGATCCTGGTGATGCGCAGGGGGTTCTGCACCGACGTGGCCGGCCACTGCTTCCGGAGGAGCTCCAACTCGAGCTTCACTCTCCGCTTCGGTACGTACTACCATCCCAACTGATGATTTACAAAATAAACAAAATAACATCACAACGCACTGATCTGAATCCGAAACTTGATAGACAAAAGGAGCGATTCCATGAACATCACCGCCAGCATCCCGGAGAAGCTGCTGCAGATCCAGGGCGCGATGAGGGTGGTGGAGGCCACCAACGACGACAGGGAGCTGAGGATATACATGTCCTTTGCCGAGCCGGTGATGAACTCGTCCGCGGAGGTGCTCGCCGCTCTCACCGTGACCGGCGCCGTGCTGACGCCGACCAACAGGAGCACGCTCGGCAACCGTCGCTTTGGCTACGTCGTAAGCTTCGCTGTCCTTATCTTTTTGTCCATCTTACTACTAATGATCAGCTAGCTGCTTGATTCGATTCATACGCCTGAATGCTAACTTAATTTGTGTGCAGGTGAACAAGATATCGAGCACAGCTGTTGTGACTGTTGCATGTGATACGAGTTCTGTAATCAGCAGACAGGGGACCCCGGTTTATTCATCACAACCATTAACATTTCTATATGGTATTTATTCCCGTTCCTGTTCCGGTCCATCACTAATATTCTGGACGCCATGCTCAATGTTGATCTGATTTGTGCCTCTTCTGCGTGCTTGATGGATGGCGCTGCTGGCAGATACGCGACGGCCTTCTGTTAAACTCGCAACGTCGACCGTGAGGACAAGCTCACACACCATCCCCGTCTTGATCAAGTTTGAAAAGCCTGTGTTTAACTTCACCTCCTCCGCAGTGCAGCTTTCTGGGGGCAAACTATTGAGGCAAGAattaatagatagatagatagatattcCAATAACATCTGAATAAACGGCTAAATTAAGATGTTATATAATGCTTCACGTATGGTTGGTTTTGCTTTCAGCTTCCATGAAGCTAGTAAGAGCATATACACAATGCAGATCCTGGCAGTTGACAAGCTGGTTTCGGTCCAGGTTGCTGAGAACACAGCTCAGGACGTGGCTGGGAATCCCAATCTGCCATCAGACCGCCTCCAAGTGAGACACTGTATGTATCAGCATTCAGTAATAGCATTCATTCTTCGCTTGCCACACTCATTTGTTATTAACAGCACAACAACCCAATCCAACCCTTTGATCATCATATCATACATAGACAGCTCATCATTTGGAGCATCCTTAAGATTTTACTATGATCTGCATGCAGATTCTGTCCCTGCATCGTCTTCATCAATCGCAACCATCGCCACTGTAATATTTGCAGCAACCGCCATCGTCGCCACACTGCTCACCGTCTCCACATCATCGCTCATTGCATCCGGCGCCATGGCAAGGCCTTCGTCTTACTCCATCTCCGAGCCATCACGAAATCTTCTGGTAATTAGCATGGGCATCAACTCTGCCACCTGGTGTCCTGGTGACAGCTCCAGTTACAGCAGGCTCATCGCTCACATACATACCATCTGATCGACGATCGGTCGCTGGTCTGTTATTTTTTTTACAGAGAATGGCATGCCACATCCAGATCTTCGCTCTGTCGAGATGGCTGTCGATAAATTTGCCGGTGGAGTACTACGAGCTGGCCAAGGGGATAGAGTGGACAATTCCGTACATTCGGCTTCCGTGGGAGGGTCCCTCTGCAGATCCATTCGTGGGCTACTCCACCATGCCGGCCATTGCGTACTCGGAGCTGGTGGACAGGAGTGATGTAGTACAGGCTGATCCCTACTACCCTGGAGCTGCACCAGGTGGTCAGCAGCAGCAGATTATGCCGATGCAGATACCTGTAGAAGGGAAGCCCCCGGCGACCCCGCTGCAGATCCCGGCATTGGATGGGAAGCCGCTGACAGCCATGGAGTACCGATCTTTCTTTGAGGTCACATGAATTTCAGTGTTTCTCCTTGCGTTTGATTTCTGTCTCCATGCTTGTCGTCGGCTTTTTAGAGTCGTCATTCTCGTTACACCTCTCGATGCTGAATGAGCACGGCATGGCTGAAATGCAGAATCAGGACATGAAGCCCGAGGCACAGATTATCATGAAGCTGCAAGATTTGGACGGGTATGATACTTCGTCTTCATGATCGAATACTCTCGAGACTTATCAAGCGACAGATTAAATTATTTATGGAGGTTTtgaaaatgcatgcatggatgcaggTGGAAATACTTCGGAAGAAACATGTTGTGGCTGGGTGTCATTGGGGGAGGTCTCGTAATGCTgcatcttcttctcctcctctactTGAGATTAAGGTACAGAGGAGGCACAGGAAAGTACGGAGCACTCGTCCTCCCCAGGTTTGAGATCATGCTTGCGATCCTTGCGATGCCTTGTATATCCCAAGCGTCTGCAGCACTCATCAGAGGTACGCCATTCATCTCAATGCTCTGATCGATGCAGAGATCTTGTGTTTGATTTCCCGGGGTGAATGGTATCGATCAGGTGGGACTACCGGAGGGCTCGCCGTCGGGATCGTGCTCATCGGCATCTTGACGGCGTTCCTGGTGGCCCTGCTCCTGTTCCTGTCGCTGGGCATCACGACGGGCAGGCTGCTGCAGTACAAGGAGGTGCACCAGGAGGGGCAGGAGCACC
Coding sequences within:
- the LOC123077820 gene encoding uncharacterized protein isoform X2, whose product is MLTPFLRRRRWRWSRRSRPRPTSRCSSPSASRARAAAASRATPPTATYLIVYGPGRVEPSTLEAVVPGLRYSVAVSPSPDVDYGRMILVMRRGFCTDVAGHCFRRSSNSSFTLRFDKRSDSMNITASIPEKLLQIQGAMRVVEATNDDRELRIYMSFAEPVMNSSAEVLAALTVTGAVLTPTNRSTLGNRRFGYVVNKISSTAVVTVACDTSSVISRQGTPVYSSQPLTFLYDTRRPSVKLATSTVRTSSHTIPVLIKFEKPVFNFTSSAVQLSGGKLLSFHEASKSIYTMQILAVDKLVSVQVAENTAQDVAGNPNLPSDRLQVRHYSVPASSSSIATIATVIFAATAIVATLLTVSTSSLIASGAMARPSSYSISEPSRNLLRMACHIQIFALSRWLSINLPVEYYELAKGIEWTIPYIRLPWEGPSADPFVGYSTMPAIAYSELVDRSDVVQADPYYPGAAPGGQQQQIMPMQIPVEGKPPATPLQIPALDGKPLTAMEYRSFFENQDMKPEAQIIMKLQDLDGWKYFGRNMLWLGVIGGGLVMLHLLLLLYLRLRYRGGTGKYGALVLPRFEIMLAILAMPCISQASAALIRGGTTGGLAVGIVLIGILTAFLVALLLFLSLGITTGRLLQYKEVHQEGQEHRWYQEIVRRTLGPGKRGQWTWKDPARAARLVKLGPLFEDLRGPPKYMLTQIVVGGGGKRAAADQRIMASEDENEDAEAPVIQKVFGILRIYYTFLESVKRVALGIVAGAHASSGRSSRAHAVVVLAVASFQLFFMLLKKPFIKKRVQLVEIVAVASEVFVFAACLVLIDRNSDDGRGELEEVEESGGVGIAMLGVFSLAFAAQVCNEWNALYRQVQFLSPDRSSFLEGAKAASVGLLLLVLPSSVLGDPLTGQQQEPSPDSGGATGQTAPGEAQRSSNERSWLGQLREMAKASFSRDGEDPSSSTAYKGKRSGSSSVASQSADSKAKGEWRPKSKALYKDLEAIFSNR
- the LOC123077820 gene encoding uncharacterized protein isoform X1 encodes the protein MVWKSWGRRLLLSAVVLLCSGAAGAAAAGDVSLSLTTAPPRISTSASAVFAFRAVQSSGWTCGDCAITCKLDGERRSDCGGNGNGTEVVTFAGLKDGNHTFAACATPRSGSGSSAGPTCATYAWDVDTVPPTATVAVESAFTAAPNVSVLVSLSEPCPGGGGFTCNATYCDLIVYGPGRVEPSTLEAVVPGLRYSVAVSPSPDVDYGRMILVMRRGFCTDVAGHCFRRSSNSSFTLRFDKRSDSMNITASIPEKLLQIQGAMRVVEATNDDRELRIYMSFAEPVMNSSAEVLAALTVTGAVLTPTNRSTLGNRRFGYVVNKISSTAVVTVACDTSSVISRQGTPVYSSQPLTFLYDTRRPSVKLATSTVRTSSHTIPVLIKFEKPVFNFTSSAVQLSGGKLLSFHEASKSIYTMQILAVDKLVSVQVAENTAQDVAGNPNLPSDRLQVRHYSVPASSSSIATIATVIFAATAIVATLLTVSTSSLIASGAMARPSSYSISEPSRNLLRMACHIQIFALSRWLSINLPVEYYELAKGIEWTIPYIRLPWEGPSADPFVGYSTMPAIAYSELVDRSDVVQADPYYPGAAPGGQQQQIMPMQIPVEGKPPATPLQIPALDGKPLTAMEYRSFFENQDMKPEAQIIMKLQDLDGWKYFGRNMLWLGVIGGGLVMLHLLLLLYLRLRYRGGTGKYGALVLPRFEIMLAILAMPCISQASAALIRGGTTGGLAVGIVLIGILTAFLVALLLFLSLGITTGRLLQYKEVHQEGQEHRWYQEIVRRTLGPGKRGQWTWKDPARAARLVKLGPLFEDLRGPPKYMLTQIVVGGGGKRAAADQRIMASEDENEDAEAPVIQKVFGILRIYYTFLESVKRVALGIVAGAHASSGRSSRAHAVVVLAVASFQLFFMLLKKPFIKKRVQLVEIVAVASEVFVFAACLVLIDRNSDDGRGELEEVEESGGVGIAMLGVFSLAFAAQVCNEWNALYRQVQFLSPDRSSFLEGAKAASVGLLLLVLPSSVLGDPLTGQQQEPSPDSGGATGQTAPGEAQRSSNERSWLGQLREMAKASFSRDGEDPSSSTAYKGKRSGSSSVASQSADSKAKGEWRPKSKALYKDLEAIFSNR
- the LOC123077820 gene encoding uncharacterized protein isoform X3, whose amino-acid sequence is MILVMRRGFCTDVAGHCFRRSSNSSFTLRFDKRSDSMNITASIPEKLLQIQGAMRVVEATNDDRELRIYMSFAEPVMNSSAEVLAALTVTGAVLTPTNRSTLGNRRFGYVVNKISSTAVVTVACDTSSVISRQGTPVYSSQPLTFLYDTRRPSVKLATSTVRTSSHTIPVLIKFEKPVFNFTSSAVQLSGGKLLSFHEASKSIYTMQILAVDKLVSVQVAENTAQDVAGNPNLPSDRLQVRHYSVPASSSSIATIATVIFAATAIVATLLTVSTSSLIASGAMARPSSYSISEPSRNLLRMACHIQIFALSRWLSINLPVEYYELAKGIEWTIPYIRLPWEGPSADPFVGYSTMPAIAYSELVDRSDVVQADPYYPGAAPGGQQQQIMPMQIPVEGKPPATPLQIPALDGKPLTAMEYRSFFENQDMKPEAQIIMKLQDLDGWKYFGRNMLWLGVIGGGLVMLHLLLLLYLRLRYRGGTGKYGALVLPRFEIMLAILAMPCISQASAALIRGGTTGGLAVGIVLIGILTAFLVALLLFLSLGITTGRLLQYKEVHQEGQEHRWYQEIVRRTLGPGKRGQWTWKDPARAARLVKLGPLFEDLRGPPKYMLTQIVVGGGGKRAAADQRIMASEDENEDAEAPVIQKVFGILRIYYTFLESVKRVALGIVAGAHASSGRSSRAHAVVVLAVASFQLFFMLLKKPFIKKRVQLVEIVAVASEVFVFAACLVLIDRNSDDGRGELEEVEESGGVGIAMLGVFSLAFAAQVCNEWNALYRQVQFLSPDRSSFLEGAKAASVGLLLLVLPSSVLGDPLTGQQQEPSPDSGGATGQTAPGEAQRSSNERSWLGQLREMAKASFSRDGEDPSSSTAYKGKRSGSSSVASQSADSKAKGEWRPKSKALYKDLEAIFSNR